The genomic segment TAGGGCATGGCTTTAGCCTTGCATTAAGCAACCCCCGAATCAACCCATGAAACAAGTTCAGGGCAAGGTTTGGGGCAGGCTCTGAAGGGTTGCCCCAAATTATTTATTGCATTTGTATTAATTAATACATCAACCTATATTTAATTAATTTTAATTTTAGAAAAAAATTAATAAAGGAAATTTATAATTATCAAATTTATTCAATTTTCTACCTTTATTACCAGCTTTTTTAAAGCACGTAGATTTTTTAAATTTGACACTAAAAAAATTTATATGATATTTGCAAATTCACGATGAGAGAATATCTAAAGTTAAGCATGAATAATCTGATTACTGCTCTTTCAAATGCTCTGGATCTTTACAAGTCAGAACTTCTTATATCAAGCCATCATAAAAGAGTCACAATAATTGCTCTCAAAATAGCGGAGTATTTTAGATTGAGCGATGGTCAAAGGAATGATTTATTCTTTTCAGCAATCCTCCATGATTTAGGAATTTCAACTCATAAGGAAAAAATTTCAATGTATCAATTTGAATTTAAAATCCCAGAACCTCATTGTATTAGAGGCTATGAATTAATAAATTCCACGAGAATTTTAAAGCCTTATTCTAAATTTATCCTTTATCATCATGACAGATGGGATGGCAAAAATAAATCAGGATTAAAAGGAAATAAAATTCCATTGGAGAGCCAGATAATACATCTTTCAGATAGAATAGAGATTTTAATAAATTATGATTCCTATGTTTTAGAACAAAAAAATTCAATCAGAAAAAAGATTAAAAATTATTCAGAAAAATTATTCAATCCAGAATTGGTTGATTCTTTCATAAAAATTAGTGAACAAGATAGTTTCTGGTTTGACCTCGCTTCTCCTTACCTGGATGATATTCTCTCTCAATTAAGCAGCGAATCGAAGATAATAATCGGATTAAAAGATTTAAAAGAAATAGCTTTGACTTTTGCTAAAATTGTGGATGACAAGAGTGAATTCACAAAGAGACATTCAGAAAAAATTGGAAAAACAGCAAGAATAATAGCATCTAAATTGGGTTCATCCCAATTAGAGTGTGAGCTGATAGAAATAGCAGGGCTTTTGCACGATCTTGGCAAACTTTCAATCCCCGATGAAATTCTTGATAAACCATCCGGATTAACTGAACAGGAATTTAACATAATGAAAAAACATAGTTACTATACTTACCATATTCTGGGAAAAATCGAAGGCTTTGAACAGATGAAAGAGTGGGCTGCATTCCATCATGAAAAATTGAACGGTGCCGGATATCCCTTTAAAAAAGATAAAACAAATTTATCTTTATTTTCAAAGATTATGGCTGTAAGTGATATATTTAATGCTCTCACCGAAGAAAGACCATATCGAAAAGCATTGGACAAAAATGATGTATTCAAAATTATGGATGAAAAGGTAAAAAAAGAAGAAATCGATGGGAATATAGTTAATGTCCTCAAGAATAATTACGAGGAAATAATCTCTAAAATTAAGAGAAGCTAATACAAAGCAATAAATAATTTGTAGGGCAACCCTTCAGGGTTGCTTGATGCAAGGCTAAAGCCTTGCCCTACATGTAAAAATATTTTGTGCGTTTGTATTAGTGTGCTGTCTCATAAATATCTTTATAAATAAACAATTTCTCATAAAGCACACTGAAGGGTTATAGGGAAGGCTTCTTCCCTGAACATAGGAGGGTGGTCGGAATACATATTCCGCACCCTCCTACATGCACCATTCTGGTGCATGCAAATAGATGATTTAAATTTAAATAAAAACCTTTTACACACTGCCTTAAGAGAAGTGATAGTACCTTAGTTGCATAAATTAGCGTTTCATATTTGTCATTCCTGCGCCCATTTTCATGAGGGTAAACCCCGGCAGGAATCCAGTAAAATCAATAGATTCCCGCTTAAGGCCTGCGGGAATGACAGAACCATAAAACTTATGCAACTTAGTACTTGGAGCCTTTCGGATAAAAGAGAAGTGATTAATTCTCCTGATATTTCAGTTCTCCGAAAGGCTCCCATGTGCTGCTCAGCGAAGCGTCTAAGGAGATCTTTCTCCCATAGGGAAAGGGTTGTGTCACAGAAGAGCAACAAAAGGTAATTAAGTGACACAACACTGGCATAGATTTTTATGCGAGGAGATCTGAGCGAAGAGGATAGTTGACCTATTAATTTATATTGAATAATGAATAATGAAGATCTGACCCCTAATTGGAAAAAGAAAAAGCGTCTCCTATTTTCCAAGATTTAAGGTTATTTTTCAGTTGAATCATTTGAAAAATTGCATCTTTCTCTTTTATTCTTATTTTACAGTAGTGGTATGTAAATCCTTTTTCTCTGAAAATATCATTTTTATCCCGTTTTACCAGATAAGGAGGAGCTCCTCCGCCAGCTGAAACTACATAATTAATTCTGTTATTTACATACCTTTCATAATTATGCTTGTGAGCTGCAAAAACAATATCTACTTTTTTAAAGTCCTCCTGAGCGTAACTTTCGAACAGTTGCGCCAATTTCTTTTCAGCTTTCCTCGCTCCACCATGGGTAGTCTTTGTATAAGGTGGATGATGCATGGCCACAAACAAAAAATCTGAGTCTTTCTTTTTTAGTTCTTCTTTCAGCCATCTGGCCTGGGCACTTTCAGGAGAATGGTCAGTCATTGTATCAAGGATTATAAATTTGCAATTCCCATATACAAAAGAATACCATCTTCTCTCCTCAAGAAATGGAAATCTTTTAAAATAACTCCTGAGTAATTTTGAAGGTTCTCCTCTCTCCTGAAACATCACTCTGTATTCGTGATTCCCAAGGACAGGGTAAAAAGGAATTCCATTCTTAATAATCTCACCATCAAAAGCATCAAATATTTCCCATTGATGCTCATCACTGTATGTAACCATGTCACCTAAATGGATGACAAAAGATGGCCTCTCCTCAATAATCTTTTTGACAACTAAAGTCTTTTGAATTCCTGCAAACTCTCTTGAATCACCATAAACAATGAAAGTAAAGGGATGGGTGACCTCTTTCTTTTCAAATATTTCCGAGGATTTCTGTTCATAAGCCGGATAGAAAAACTCTGGATAAAAAACATTTAGAAATTTATCAACATAGGAAAAAACTGGAAATTTATACTTATAAGCAATTCCACCAGCTATAAACGATAAGATTATTACAGTTATTAAAAGGAGATTCTGTTTTATTTTTTGTTTCATGGCACTATAGCTTAATCCTCAGAAAAACAAGATGTCAAGGTTGCATTAAAATCCCAATATTTGTAATATGAAAAGAATGATTGGTGATGAAAAATATCGAATAGGTATTGATGCAGGTTCTCTTTATTTAAAAATAGTGGTCATCGATGAAAAGGGAAACGTCTTAGAAAGTTTATTTTCACAACACAAGGGAAACCTGATAGAAACTTTAATCTGGTTGCTTAACGAACTAAACTTAAACAAAAATTCATTGATCGGAATGACAGGAGAATTCCCGGAACATCTTCTGGAGAAAGCCCGGATTAATCCAATAAATCCATTAAAAGCTGATGTTACTGCAGTAAGGAAGTTATTTCCCTATGTAAGAAATATAATCAATGTGGGAGGATGTTCTATCAAATTTATTCAGTTCAATGAAAAAGGTGAGTTTTTAAACTTTGGAATCAACTCATTATGTGCATCAGGAACCGGCTCTTTTCTTGATCAACAGGCAGAGAGACTGGGAATAAAATATGAGTATTTAAAAAATTTCCCTTCTTTCCCGGATCCGCCTACTATATCCACAAGGTGTTCAGTCTTTGCAAAGACTGACCTTATCTCAAGGCAACAGGAGGGATTTTCCAGAGAAGAGATGTGGTCGGGCTTATGCAGGGGAATGGCCTATAACCTTTTGAATACATTACTAAAAGGAAAAAAACTTAATAGGCAAACAGTTATCATAGGCGGAGTCTCTCTAAATTCAGAAATTTTAAGATGGTTGAAGAGTCAGTACAGCGATCTTATCTTTACCTGGAAAAATGGTCATTTGGCAGGAGCTATAGGATCAGCTTTATTGGCTGATAAGGATTTTTCTGATTTTTTGTCTCTTCTAAAAAATGATGGAAAAGAAAAAAGAATTTTTTTAAAATCAATACGCCCTGCTTTGTTACTTATCAAATCTAAATATCCCTACTTTGAAGAAGAAAATCTTTTAAT from the Acidobacteriota bacterium genome contains:
- a CDS encoding HD domain-containing phosphohydrolase produces the protein MREYLKLSMNNLITALSNALDLYKSELLISSHHKRVTIIALKIAEYFRLSDGQRNDLFFSAILHDLGISTHKEKISMYQFEFKIPEPHCIRGYELINSTRILKPYSKFILYHHDRWDGKNKSGLKGNKIPLESQIIHLSDRIEILINYDSYVLEQKNSIRKKIKNYSEKLFNPELVDSFIKISEQDSFWFDLASPYLDDILSQLSSESKIIIGLKDLKEIALTFAKIVDDKSEFTKRHSEKIGKTARIIASKLGSSQLECELIEIAGLLHDLGKLSIPDEILDKPSGLTEQEFNIMKKHSYYTYHILGKIEGFEQMKEWAAFHHEKLNGAGYPFKKDKTNLSLFSKIMAVSDIFNALTEERPYRKALDKNDVFKIMDEKVKKEEIDGNIVNVLKNNYEEIISKIKRS
- a CDS encoding metallophosphoesterase; the encoded protein is MKQKIKQNLLLITVIILSFIAGGIAYKYKFPVFSYVDKFLNVFYPEFFYPAYEQKSSEIFEKKEVTHPFTFIVYGDSREFAGIQKTLVVKKIIEERPSFVIHLGDMVTYSDEHQWEIFDAFDGEIIKNGIPFYPVLGNHEYRVMFQERGEPSKLLRSYFKRFPFLEERRWYSFVYGNCKFIILDTMTDHSPESAQARWLKEELKKKDSDFLFVAMHHPPYTKTTHGGARKAEKKLAQLFESYAQEDFKKVDIVFAAHKHNYERYVNNRINYVVSAGGGAPPYLVKRDKNDIFREKGFTYHYCKIRIKEKDAIFQMIQLKNNLKSWKIGDAFSFSN